A single window of Macaca mulatta isolate MMU2019108-1 chromosome 9, T2T-MMU8v2.0, whole genome shotgun sequence DNA harbors:
- the FAM241B gene encoding protein FAM241B → MVRILANGEIVQDDDPRVRTTTQPPRGSTPRQSFLNRGHGAPPGGPGPRQQQAGARLGAAQSPFNDLNRQLVNMGFPQWHLGNHAVEPVTSILLLFLLMMLGVRGLLLVGLVYLVSHLSQR, encoded by the exons ATGGTGCGGATCTTGGCCAATGGGGAAATCGTGCAGGATGACGACCCCCGAGTGAGGACCACTACCCAGCCACCAAGAGGTAGCACTCCTCGACAG AGCTTCCTCAACAGGGGCCATGGTGCTCCCCCAGGAGGTCCTGGCCCCCGCCAGCAGCAGGCAGGTGCCAGGCTGGGTGCTGCTCAGTCCCCCTTCAATGACCTCAACCGGCAGCTGGTGAACATGGGCTTTCCGCAGTGGCATCTCGGCAACCATGCTGTGGAGCCGGTGACCTCCAtcctgctcctcttcctgctcATGATGCTTGGTGTTCGTGGCCTCCTCCTGGTGGGCCTTGTCTACCTGGTGTCCCACCTGAGTCAGCGGTGA